In a single window of the Trichoderma breve strain T069 chromosome 6, whole genome shotgun sequence genome:
- a CDS encoding fungal zn(2)-Cys(6) binuclear cluster domain-containing protein, with protein sequence MQLDSGSDSRRPSSQRLPVNPRRHKVAPEHRKRVATACNSCNVRRVKCSGGTPCSQCSASNRECVYPVPVEKVNVPRAELEELRKKVELYERALQEAIPDPSRRQELISLASATPEGLSPSPSASAFSPSQSFPSEGSSHLQGVPSVKPEPEDEQTPGHLVQDPNDTVGYLGETSGATFLDHLKELLGAVLPLTQVEPQLSQGQDGSTLLSSLGRYYTADSRPLVDRDSKPISLPSSEDLAALLSKLRYLIQDGNGEWPSGGIYWFGELDILPTQAASPSSAPEADMNEFRHLAFYHAALANIIRAGTSSKEALTAMHICIMLGIHRGVADERGKRVFWTVYILDRWLSCLMGRPHIIMDGAIRIQLPADAPSMPPAAGLRAHVELSRISGYVVCNTYRIAPWEAVRGGMPTQPDKAIWMLQQWQLTLPPRLQLSPDGLSNDPACCLLHMRYNMLLILAIRPLFLGAVKRSIAKRLMVQTTETNMMYSEHLTLCITAARRNIRLGRQLAALNLSRKSPLHAEQHYSFNATVCLILEDLISDEEVSEEEREARSNDIMFGIQLEEDGITNFGQASSNSLRHLWALARRLMDSMVQTQELNNAGLAGQRFAPPMMTTPTDYSMPVLQTGEDHALYDELVAWVDDEWPPMYNTGLFSGFMQ encoded by the exons aTGCAACTCGACAGTGGCAGTGACAGCAGACGGCCCTCGAGCCAGCGGCTGCCCGTCAACCCTCGCCGTCACAAAGTGGCCCCCGAGCACCGCAAACGAGTTGCCACTGC ATGCAACAGCTGCAATGTTCGAAGGGTCAAGTGTTCTGGCGGAACCCCCTGTTCGCAGTGCTCCGCCTCCAACCGCGAGTGCGTTTACCCCGTTCCCGTCGAAAAAGTCAACGTCCCGCGCGCCGAGCTGGAAGAGTTGCGGAAAAAGGTTGAGCTCTATGAGCGGGCGCTTCAGGAGGCCATTCCCGACCCCTCTAGACGACAGGAGCTCATCAGTCTCGCCTCTGCCACGCCAGAGGGCCTGTCGCCATCTCCCAGCGCCAGTGCCTTTAGCCCCAGCCAGTCCTTTCCATCTGAGGGCAGCAGCCATCTCCAGGGTGTCCCTTCCGTCAAGCCTGAGCCTGAAGACGAACAGACACCCGGTCATCTTGTCCAGGATCCCAACGACACAGTGGGCTACCTTGGAGAGACCAGCGGCGCTACATTTCTCGATCACTTAAAGGAGCTCCTTGGGGCTGTGCTGCCTCTCACACAGGTGGAACCGCAGCTGTCTCAGGGGCAGGACGGAAGTACCCTCTTGTCCAGTCTGGGGAGATACTACACCGCAGACTCTCGCCCGCTGGTCGATCGAGACTCAAAGCCAATATCGTTGCCCTCCAGCGAGGACCTTGCCGCTCTATTGTCCAAGCTCAGATATCTGATCCAGGACGGAAATGGCGAATGGCCCAGCGGCGGCATCTACTGGTTTGGAGAGCTCGACATCCTTCCCACTCAGGCCGCCTCTCCGTCATCCGCTCCAGAGGCGGACATGAATGAATTCCGTCACTTGGCATTCTACCACGCCGCTCTGGCTAACATTATCCGGGCCGGCACCTCATCAAAAGAGGCGCTCA CCGCCATGCACATTTGTATCATGCTAGGCATCCATCGAGGGGTCGCTGATGAAAGGGGGAAGCGAGTGTTTTGGACCGTATATATTCTGGACCGGTGGTTGAGCTGTCTGATGGGACGGCCACACATAATCATGGACGGTGCCATCCGGATCCAGTTGCCTGCCGATGCTCC GTCGATGCCGCCCGCTGCGGGACTCAGGGCTCACGTCGAGCTTTCGCGAATTTCCGGTTATGTCGTTTGTAACACGTATCGCATCGCTCCGTGGGAAGCAGTCAGAGGAGGAATGCCCACACAGCCTGACAAGGCCATTTGGATGTTACAACAGTGGCAGTTGACTCTTCCACCTCGTCTGCAACTCTCTCCTGACGGGCTGAGCAATGATCCTGCCTGCTGCCTCCTCCACATGAGGTACAACATGCTTCTCATTCTGGCCATCCGGCCGCTATTCCTCGGTGCTGTCAAGAGGTCGATAGCCAAGCGTCTCATGGTGCAGACAACCGAGACTAACATGATGTACTCGGAGCATCTGACGCTGTGCATCACGGCTGCGCGCCGCAACATTCGTCTTGGACGACAACTGGCAGCGCTCAACCTCAGCCGAAAGTCGCCGCTGCACGCTGAACAGCATTATTCGTTCAATGCCACCGTGTGCCTCATTCTGGAGGACCTGATATCCGATGAAGAAGTGTCGGAGGAGGAAAGAGAGGCAAGAAGCAACGACATTATGTTTGGGATccagctggaagaagacggcatcaccaacttTGGCCAGGCTTCGTCAAACTCTCTGCGGCATCTCTGGGCCCTAGCACGGAGGTTGATGGACTCGATGGTGCAGACTCAGGAGTTGAACAATGCCGGGCTAGCTGGGCAGAGATTTGCcccgccgatgatgacgacgcctACGGACTACTCCATGCCGGTCCTGCAAACCGGCGAAGACCATGCCCTTTACGACGAGCTGGTGGCCTGGGTGGACGATGAGTGGCCGCCCATGTACAATACAGGCCTGTTTAGTGGATTCATGCAGTGA